The Desulfosporosinus acidiphilus SJ4 genome has a window encoding:
- a CDS encoding MFS transporter yields MGFIRDNILFRRIIYAAFVSSLGDWFNSIAVITLVLTLTHSSLAVGVTLAMRVIPYLIAGPIGGVLSDRLRRTQVMIACDLIRSVLALGFLFVLRMEDIWLVYVLSTTLVFFSAFYGPARSAYLSSIVKKENIGIASSITTGLNGIAMILGFSLAGITIAEFGVSIAFVFNAFSFIFSAFFLVKGARSEFAQYRDSVMPIAKSKNANVDVTKLIVSYWASFKIGVYGITRNKPVAFVVYLFMGGAIGGGAINVLISVMVDQVFGGGSKGLGLLYASLGVGTIVGSFTTERLFKGNYKRMQATVGLTLVLDALFQIFFVNSPNLSGAMLGLIGVGYASALSNAIELTIIASLTPNVIQGRVFSVSETLKATLLGISMVLVGLLTSRVGPQHVGDLGAIIIFCSGLLYTLMYKSYKRKDVDVIQGSSKI; encoded by the coding sequence GTGGGTTTTATCCGTGACAATATATTATTCCGACGCATAATTTACGCGGCGTTTGTCAGTTCATTGGGAGATTGGTTTAATAGTATTGCTGTCATAACGTTAGTTCTAACTCTAACTCATTCTTCTCTTGCTGTGGGAGTGACCTTGGCGATGCGCGTGATTCCATACCTCATCGCGGGTCCGATCGGGGGGGTTCTAAGTGACCGATTGCGTAGGACACAGGTGATGATTGCTTGTGACCTTATTCGCTCCGTTTTGGCCCTCGGTTTTTTATTTGTTTTGCGTATGGAAGATATATGGCTTGTCTATGTATTAAGCACAACTCTCGTATTCTTTTCAGCTTTTTATGGTCCTGCCCGCTCGGCATATCTTTCGAGCATAGTTAAGAAAGAAAATATCGGCATTGCCAGTTCTATTACGACTGGGCTTAATGGCATTGCCATGATTTTGGGATTTAGCTTGGCTGGAATTACTATTGCGGAGTTTGGCGTTTCGATTGCCTTTGTGTTCAATGCGTTCTCCTTTATCTTTTCAGCTTTCTTTCTTGTAAAAGGCGCTCGTAGTGAATTTGCTCAATATAGGGATTCCGTTATGCCTATCGCTAAGAGTAAAAATGCAAATGTTGATGTTACGAAGCTAATCGTCAGTTATTGGGCATCCTTTAAAATCGGTGTATACGGAATTACTCGGAATAAACCTGTTGCATTCGTTGTTTATCTCTTCATGGGTGGGGCGATCGGAGGGGGGGCCATCAATGTTTTAATTTCTGTCATGGTGGATCAGGTATTTGGTGGAGGGAGCAAGGGGTTAGGGCTTCTGTATGCTTCGTTGGGGGTCGGAACCATAGTGGGTAGTTTTACAACAGAGCGTTTGTTTAAAGGAAACTATAAACGAATGCAAGCAACTGTGGGCTTAACCTTAGTCCTTGATGCATTGTTTCAGATCTTTTTTGTCAATAGTCCGAACCTTAGTGGAGCGATGCTTGGGCTCATAGGCGTAGGCTATGCAAGTGCGTTAAGTAATGCTATTGAACTGACGATTATCGCTTCCTTAACGCCAAATGTGATACAGGGAAGAGTTTTTTCTGTATCCGAAACCCTGAAAGCAACCCTTCTTGGAATATCCATGGTGCTCGTTGGGTTGTTAACGAGTAGGGTTGGTCCTCAACATGTAGGTGATTTAGGAGCAATAATAATTTTTTGTTCTGGTCTACTCTATACTT
- a CDS encoding metalloregulator ArsR/SmtB family transcription factor, which translates to MQLNRIINFHKALSDPTRIRILAILAKEPHHGQALAERLGITPSTITHHMARLRDAGLVKTRREKNTIYFSLEEMTLQQDAQATINVILEPANNRLMKIEWEASILDSLEKERDGVLRNFFTPDGKLKQIPVQHKKKRFVLERMLEGLVVGRKYSEKEINEHIKNFYPDYATIRREFIIYRYMYRDNGIYEMNPPELWKRED; encoded by the coding sequence TTGCAACTAAATCGAATTATTAATTTTCACAAGGCATTATCTGACCCTACACGTATTCGTATTCTGGCAATTTTGGCGAAGGAGCCTCACCATGGTCAGGCCCTTGCTGAACGCCTTGGAATAACCCCTTCGACGATTACTCACCACATGGCAAGACTTCGCGATGCAGGTCTTGTGAAAACTAGACGAGAGAAGAACACGATTTATTTTTCTTTGGAGGAAATGACATTACAACAGGATGCTCAGGCAACGATAAATGTCATCCTTGAACCAGCAAACAATAGGCTCATGAAAATTGAATGGGAGGCAAGCATTTTAGATAGTCTGGAAAAGGAACGTGATGGCGTTCTCAGGAATTTCTTTACACCTGATGGTAAACTGAAACAAATTCCTGTTCAGCATAAGAAAAAACGATTTGTTTTGGAACGGATGTTAGAAGGATTAGTGGTAGGGCGAAAGTATTCGGAAAAAGAGATTAACGAGCACATTAAAAACTTTTATCCTGATTACGCAACCATTCGGCGCGAGTTCATTATCTACCGATATATGTACCGAGACAATGGGATCTATGAAATGAATCCTCCAGAACTATGGAAAAGAGAGGATTAA